The DNA sequence ATCCTGATCTCTGTCCAGACGGTGTACCCGCATTTTGCTTGCCCACAGAATATCGGGTCTACAGATCTGCTCCTTTTCTTTCGAAAATTTCACTGCCCATTCTTCCTTCGATCAAGGAAACGGATTCGGCATCTGCCATTGAGCCGGATTCAGAAGATAAATAGCCCATGAAAATTGGCCCTTTCCACCAGAATTAGATGGAAATGAAAGGCCTTAAAATTTGGATGATTCTCTGGTGTCTGGGAATCTCCGTCGCTCAAGCCCAGCCCAAAGCCTGGGTACTTGGCAATGTACAACTCATCGATGTTCGCGCCGATCAGGTGTCCGAGCCCATGTATGTTTGGATTCAGGATGAATCCATTCAGGCAGTGGCGAAGAGTCTAGAGGAACTCGGAGCCCCTACTGGTACGCCGATGATCGACGGTGCTGGGAAATACCTGATGCCGGGGATGTGGGACATGGAAGTCCGGGATATCGATGATCCCAGATATTTTGCCTTTATGTTGGCTAATGGGGTCACCCAGATCCGATTGGTGGTGGAAGATCCTGCACAGATTCGCAAACTCAGACGAGAGGCCGAAGTCAGAGAAGATTATCAGCCCGATTGGGTGATTGATGGACTTCATGTCAAGCCTGCACGTGCGGAAGATCCTTTTGGATTGGCACTTGGACATTCAGGTGCCTACTACAGGCAATTGGATAGCCTCTTGAAATTGGGAATCACACAGCTGGATATTTCCGGCGAATTTTCCGTGGGTGAATATGTCGATCTATCAGTGGCAGCGCGAGACTTGGGGCTGCGATTGGGGGGTGAAATCCCAAAAGAAATCTCGACTGCTCAGGCCTTGGCAGCAGGACATCGGATCTTCACCAATGGATCTGGATTGACGGCTCAGGACCGCTCAATGGATGCTCGGGCGCTCTTGAAGGAGATGGCAGAGGATTCCGTATGGCTGATTCCCAACTTGGCACTTTTGGAAAGCTACCTTCCCACGACTCCGCAGGTAGATAGCCTTCCGCTTTGGTTGAGTCTCACCGAATCCAAAGCGCGCTGGTTTTTTCAACCCATCAAAATTCAACGGCCCGTATCATTGCCTTCCATCTCCGAGTTGTCGGAATCTTGGTGGGATCAGCAATTGAGCTCCATAGAAACCTTTGTACGCGCAGGAGGAAAATGTCTGGCGGGAACCATGTCCCCCAACCCACAGATTCCTTCGGGATATTCGATTCACAGAGAATTGGAATTGCTCGTTTCTGCCGGATTGACGCCTGCTGAAGCCTTGAAGACGGCCATTGCCAATCCCGCTGAATATATGGCGTCAGAAGGACTGTATGGAGCAATTGCCAAAGATCATGTGGCAAATTTGGTCCTGTTGAGTGGCAATCCGCTGGAAGACATTCACAACACAAGGGAAATCGCCGCGGTGATTCATCATGGAAACTACCTCTCCGCTGATTCTCTGGAAATTCAATTGCGAAACCTGATCTACGGACCGGAAAAAGCCTCTATCGAAAAGGAAATGATGGCTGTTTTGCAGCAATCCGGGGTGGAAGCTGCGATCACATTTTACCAATCCAACAAGGATGAGAAGAACGGAAAGTACCGTTACGAGGAGGAAGCACTCAATCTTATCGGCTATTCGTTGTTGTACAATGTCCAAGATACCGATGCTGCCATCAAGATCTTCAAGCTCTACACGGACGAATATCCCGGTTCCGCCAATGCCTATGACAGTCTTGGCGAAGCCTATTTGGTCGGGCAAAAATGGGACGAGGCTGAGGTCAATTACCGGAAATCCTTGCAAATCAATCCCTACAACTCCAACGCAGTTGCCAAATTGAAGGAACTGTCCCGTTTCCGAGCTCAAATGGAAATGGATAAATCCAATGCTCGCGAAAAGGAAAATTGATAAACGCTTTTGGGGTCAATTCCCCAATCGTTAGGAAGCCATCGCTGCCGCTGGGGAGGTGAGAATCTTCACTTCCCTGCGGACCAGCAAAAATGAAGCAGTTCCACCCGCCACATACGCCAAAGCCAAAGACCAGAATACGCCTTGGAGCCCAAACATCTGAGCTCCTGCCCAGGCCATTGGCAAATAGATGCCGAACATCTGGACAATGGTGATACTGGATGCTTGAAGGGGTTTTCCAAGTGTATTGAGGATCGTGTTTCCGAGGGCATAGATACATCTTGGCGCGTATCCGATGGGGGCAATCCAAAGATACTGAATGAGAATGTCGATGACTTCGGGATCGTTCGTGAAAATCGGAGCCACCCATTTGGAAGTCAGAAACAGCAGTCCCATCATCGCGATTCCCCAGATGAGGGAAAAGCGCTGAGCCATGTCGATGCCTTCTTTGAGGCGCTGGTATTTTCTTGCACCTAAGTTTTGGCCGACAAATGGCCCCATGACCGAAGAAAGTGCAACCACGACCATGATGGCAAATAGGTCAATTCGAGATGCCACGCCAATTGCTGCAATAGCTCCTTCCCCGAATTCGGAAACGATTTTGGTGATCAATGCCGTAGTCATGGGCACGACCAGATTGGTGGCGGATGCTGGTAGGCCGATCTTGAGGATGCTGAGCCAGGACGCCCATGCATCTTTGGCTGAAGGAATGGCCGCAGTGAGCATATTTCGCCGAAACAAGACTATCATCCCGAAGATGAGCGAAAAACCACGTGCGATGAGTGTTCCCCAAGCTGCTCCTCGAATCCCCATTTCAGGGAATGGACCGGGACCCAATATGAGCAAATAGTCCAGCAGGATATTGAGGCCCACCATGGAGATCATGATGATGGCCGGAGTCAGGGTGTCTCCAGCGGCTCGGATAGCGCTATTGCCTACGAATGGTACGATCACGAATATCACCCCCGCATACCAGATTTCCATGTATTCCTTGATCTTGGGCAGGGTCTCCTCATTGGCACCCAAGGCCCTGAACAATGGGTCTATCGTGAGTAACCCGACGAATACGAATATCCCGGCCAATACCACTGCCAGAAATAGACTATCCACGGTCAGGCGCTGGACCTTTTTGGGATTTTCCTCCCCGACTGCTTTGGAGACTACGGCGGCAGCGCCCATGCTCATACCCATCCCAATAGCGCCCAGAATCATGACGACAGGAAGGGTGAAGGACATAGCTGCTTGATCCAGAGTGCCAATCATCCCCACGAAGGTGAAATCGGCCAAATTGAAGGCAATCATACTGAACATCCCCAAAATCATGGGGCCTGTCAGGCGTGCCAGGGTGGGAGCAATAGGACCGGAGGTAAGGGATGACGTGCGCGGGGTGGACATACTTGATGTTGTAACAGTGGTTATGGGACAAGCCTACGCGGATGCCTCTTAGGGGTTGGGCTTTGCTGTAAAATTGGCAACTCCCCATTGACAGTGCTGAACTAGGAGCCAAAAGGTAGGAGAGATCCCCATAGCGAGATGTGGTGATTTCAACTCATGAATCGCATGGTATCACAAACCAGACGCCCGAGGGGTTGTTGCTAGGAAATCATTCGATTTGAGAATATTCCTTTTTTCGGGGCCGAATATGGGAGTATCCCAGCTGAACACCAAAAGGTCTCGACTGAAACCGGAATGAAATAGGCAGAATTCGAACAGGAATATCCCTGCACATGGGAGATTTGGGGAATTAGTGGGATATTCGCAGGGATTTAGGTCGGCGGGCAAAACATGCAAGATGTTTGGCTGCCGCATGAATCTCCGGGAGTGCCTATCGCCCCTCCCCCAGAGAAACCATCTTTCCAAACTAGACCAACATGTCGACTATACTCATCCGAAATGCCCGAGTCGTCAACGAAGGCAAAACCGTTGAAACCGATGTATTCATCAAGGATGGCCTGATCCATACCATTGGCAATCAACTCAACCTCATTGCAGATCAGGTGATCGATGGTTCCGGAAAGTACCTGCTTCCGGGCATGATCGACGATCAAGTGCATTTCCGTGAACCGGGACTGACCCACAAGGGCGAAATCGCCACTGAGTCCCGTGCTGCCGTGGCTGGAGGGATCACTACGTTTATGGAGATGCCCAATACCAAGCCTCAATCCCTCACGCAGGAATTGCTGGAGGAAAAATACCAACGAGCAGCTCAGGTTTCTCCGGCCAACTACTCCTTCTTCATGGGAGCTTCCAACGACAATATCGAGGAAGTGCTCAAGACCGATCCCAAGCGTGTCTGCGGGATCAAAGTCTTCATGGGCTCTTCCACCGGAAATATGCTGGTCGATGATGAAGCGGTGTTGGACAATATCTTCCGAAATGCTCCGATGTTGGTCGCGACCCACTGCGAAGATGAAGCTACGGTAAGGGCCAATCTCGCCGAATACAAGGAAAAGTACGGAGACGACATTCCGATCAAATACCACCCCGTTATCCGCTCTGCTGAGGCTTGCTACAAATCCTCCAGCCGTGCGATCCGATTGGCGGAGAAGCACGATACCCGTTTGCACATCCTCCATATTTCCACCGGGATCGAAACCGAATTATTCCGCAACGATATTCCGTTGGAACAGAAGCGCATTACCGCAGAGGCTTGTGTACACCACCTCTGGTTCACGGACGAAGACTACGAGGAAAAGCAGACCTTCATCAAATGGAACCCCGCAGTGAAGTCCCGTGAGGATCGTGAGAAGATTCGTCAGGCGGTGCTGGATGACCGAATTGATATTCTGGCTACCGACCATGCTCCACATACATTGGAGGAAAAGCAGCAACCATACACCAAGGCTCCTTCCGGTGGCCCGTTGGTACAACACTGGCTCCCGGCCATGTTGGAAATGGTGAAGGATGGGGTATTTACCTTGGAGAAAATTGTGGAAAAGGCGGCTCATGCTCCTGCCATCTGCTTCCAGTTGGAGAATCGTGGATTCATCCGCGAAGGATATTTCGCAGATCTGGTCTTGGTCGAAATGAATGATCCGTGGATGGTTTCCAAGGACAATATCCTCTACAAATGTGGCTGGTCTCCATTCGAAGGAAAAACCTTCAACTCCAAGATTCACACCACCTTCGTCAATGGCCAAATTGCTTATCAGAATGGGCAGGTCAACGATTCTGTTCGAGGTGAGCGTGTTACCTTCAACCGATAGGTTTCATGAATTACTACATCGTTACTGGAGCATCCCGAGGAATCGGGGCAGCATTGGTGGAGGCCTTGCTAGACCCCAATCATCAGGTGTTCGGCCTTTCCAGAGGCATAGATGAGGAGTTGCTGGCATGGGCAGATGAGAAGCAGACACCGCTCTCGTGGATGCAGGTAGACCTCGCTGCGGGGATGGATGCCAGCCATGCCATGCAAGTGATTTTGGGAAAAATAGATCCGGAACAGGCGGACCGAATCACCCTGATTCACAATGCCGGTGTGCTAGACCCGATCGCTGCTGTCGGGAAAGGGATGGATGAGGAATCCATCACTCGGAACATCCAAGTGAATCTCACCGCTCCAATGGTCATGACCAATCTATTCGTGGAGACCGTCCAGGATTGGGCGTGCGAAAAGCAAGTGCTGTGTATCTCCTCCGGAGCGGGCAAAAGACCCGTTCATGCATGGAGTGCCTATTGCACGGCTAAGGCGGGATTGGATATGTATTGCCGTTGTCTCGCCGAGGAGCAGGAAAAAGAGGGCCAGCCTATCAAGGTGCTTTCACTCGCGCCTGGGGTAGTGGACACCGAAATGCAATCCCTGATTCGAAGCCAGTCGGAAGAGGTATTCCACAATGTCCAACGCTTTTTGGACCTCAAGGCGGAGGAGAAGCTATTCTCCCCCCAACAAGTGGCCGGCGAAATCGTCAAGATGCTGGCTGAGCCGGAGTTCGGAACCCCTGTTCTGCAGGATATTCGAGACCGGATCACGCAATAGCTGCAAGATCCAATTATCAAAAAGGCTGCTCTTCGGAGTGGCCTTTTACATTTCCTCAAACTCGTATTTGTATGAGGCAGTTAGGCTAATCAAGTTGAATCGTAGGGAAATGAGCAAGGCTGGTCAGGGCGATTTTTGCCAGAGGATGAACGGAGGGCACCTTGATCGGACCTCCCCAACTACAGGAATATCCCAAAAAGAAGAGGCTTACCCATTTGACATGGACAAGCCTCTTCGGTGTTCGGTGGCGAGGATCAGGGACTTCTCGGTGTTTGCGAGAATTGCCGTTCCTGAGCAGCGTACGTGACGCGGTAGGTCGGCGTGATCCGCAGTGGCGTCATACCGTCGGCCCCGAGGAATTCGATTTCACCGCGTACGACCTCAAAGGCCAGCAGACCGTCGTCGTGGGTGATGGTGAATTGGGCATCATGGGCTTGGAGGGTAGATCCTCCCAACTCCAGATGAATACCGGTAGGGCTTTCCGGCGAGATTTGAAATTCAGCAGCTCCTTGTAGAGCCATCGGGATGATTTCCGATCCAACGAGATTTTCCCAAGTGAGCATGCCATCGGGCTTCAACATGACCGTATGGCCACCCGGCAACTCGAAGGATTCGGCCAAAACACCTGCCTCCATGGAGACATAGCGAGGAGCCGCATTTTCGATGATAGCCTTGATCTTGCCTTCAAAGAGGAAGTACATGGGCACAATCACCAAAAAGATGGACATGATCCGCGCTGCCAACATGAAGTATCCAGAGCGGAATTGGGAGGGCTGAAAATCGTGTGGGTAATACGTGTCATCGGTCTCGGAGCCCGCAGGTTCCCAAGAAGGCCGTTTGACAATCTGTGCCAATTTCTTGGCGGTACGCGCA is a window from the Pontibacter sp. G13 genome containing:
- a CDS encoding MATE family efflux transporter translates to MSTPRTSSLTSGPIAPTLARLTGPMILGMFSMIAFNLADFTFVGMIGTLDQAAMSFTLPVVMILGAIGMGMSMGAAAVVSKAVGEENPKKVQRLTVDSLFLAVVLAGIFVFVGLLTIDPLFRALGANEETLPKIKEYMEIWYAGVIFVIVPFVGNSAIRAAGDTLTPAIIMISMVGLNILLDYLLILGPGPFPEMGIRGAAWGTLIARGFSLIFGMIVLFRRNMLTAAIPSAKDAWASWLSILKIGLPASATNLVVPMTTALITKIVSEFGEGAIAAIGVASRIDLFAIMVVVALSSVMGPFVGQNLGARKYQRLKEGIDMAQRFSLIWGIAMMGLLFLTSKWVAPIFTNDPEVIDILIQYLWIAPIGYAPRCIYALGNTILNTLGKPLQASSITIVQMFGIYLPMAWAGAQMFGLQGVFWSLALAYVAGGTASFLLVRREVKILTSPAAAMAS
- a CDS encoding dihydroorotase; the protein is MSTILIRNARVVNEGKTVETDVFIKDGLIHTIGNQLNLIADQVIDGSGKYLLPGMIDDQVHFREPGLTHKGEIATESRAAVAGGITTFMEMPNTKPQSLTQELLEEKYQRAAQVSPANYSFFMGASNDNIEEVLKTDPKRVCGIKVFMGSSTGNMLVDDEAVLDNIFRNAPMLVATHCEDEATVRANLAEYKEKYGDDIPIKYHPVIRSAEACYKSSSRAIRLAEKHDTRLHILHISTGIETELFRNDIPLEQKRITAEACVHHLWFTDEDYEEKQTFIKWNPAVKSREDREKIRQAVLDDRIDILATDHAPHTLEEKQQPYTKAPSGGPLVQHWLPAMLEMVKDGVFTLEKIVEKAAHAPAICFQLENRGFIREGYFADLVLVEMNDPWMVSKDNILYKCGWSPFEGKTFNSKIHTTFVNGQIAYQNGQVNDSVRGERVTFNR
- a CDS encoding (S)-benzoin forming benzil reductase; the encoded protein is MNYYIVTGASRGIGAALVEALLDPNHQVFGLSRGIDEELLAWADEKQTPLSWMQVDLAAGMDASHAMQVILGKIDPEQADRITLIHNAGVLDPIAAVGKGMDEESITRNIQVNLTAPMVMTNLFVETVQDWACEKQVLCISSGAGKRPVHAWSAYCTAKAGLDMYCRCLAEEQEKEGQPIKVLSLAPGVVDTEMQSLIRSQSEEVFHNVQRFLDLKAEEKLFSPQQVAGEIVKMLAEPEFGTPVLQDIRDRITQ